Proteins encoded by one window of Chiroxiphia lanceolata isolate bChiLan1 chromosome 26, bChiLan1.pri, whole genome shotgun sequence:
- the CDC6 gene encoding cell division control protein 6 homolog codes for MSSRSPQSQPTIGFPRTRSARRLGAAPPAKSDPGPSPRPKASGSPGQATPSTRSARATAQPLSPKVQPLSPRKRLGDENLCNVPQALPCSPAKRSKENRGRRLLFGDPPASPEQPKSPGPTPRSGGPETPRSSKVNGQNPRTRLFRQEGTCYQQAKQVLHVAVPDRLQGRERETGILRQFLREHIQGHWPGSLYVSGAPGTGKTACLSRVLLDCKDELAGSKTVVLNCMALGSPHAVFPALAQHLGLPTATGREQIRSLEKHLTAQGPMVLLVLDELDQLESKGQDVLYTLFEWTRLPSSRLVLVGLANALDLTDRSLARLGAHPAGSPRLLHFPPYTKEQLTRILQERLGQVAGDPVLDAAALQFCARKVSAVSGDARKALDVCRRAVEVVELEVRGQTLLKPLPGGDSPMSPVPKRVGLLHISRVLSEVFGDRLAGGPRGAQDTFPLQQKVLLCSLLLLSRHLRAREVTLGKLHDTYSQVCRRQQLPAVDQAECLSLVTLLESHGILELKRAKEARLAKVSLKLEEAALEHRLQDTALVGSILAQGLH; via the exons ATGAGCAGCCGCAGCCCGCAGAGCCAGCCCACCATCGGCTTCCCCCGCACGAGGAGCGCCCGCCGCCTCGGGGCCGCCCCCCCGGCCAAGAGCGACCCCGGCCCGTCGCCGCGCCCCAAGGCCTCGGGTTCCCCCGGCCAGGCCACCCCGAGCACACGCTCGGCCCGGGCCACAGCGCAACCCTTGAGCCCCAAAGTACAGCCCCTGAGTCCCCGCAAGCGCCTGG gTGACGAGAACCTCTGCAACGTcccccaggccctgccctgctccccgGCCAAGCGCAGCAAGGAGAACCGGGGCCGGCGGCTGCTCTTCGGGGACCCCCCGGCCTCCCCCGAGCAGCCCAAGAGTCCGGGGCCGACCCCGAGGAGTGGGGGGCCAGAGACCCCCCGGAGCTCGAAGGTCAATGGGCAGAACCCTCGGACCAGGCTCTTCCGGCAGGAAG GTACCTGCTACCAGCAGGCCAAGCAAGTGCTGCATGTGGCCGTGCCTGACCGGCTGCAGGGCCGGGAACGGGAGACCGGGATCCTGCGGCAGTTCCTGCGGGAGCACATCCAGGGCCACTGGCCCGGCAGCCTCTACGTGTCCGGAGCCCCTGGGACTGGGAAAACGGCCTGTCTGAGCCGTGTTCTGCTCGACTGCAAG GATGAGCTGGCTGGGAGCAAGACCGTGGTGCTGAACTGCatggccctgggcagcccccaCGCTGtcttccctgccctggcacagcacctgGGGCTGCCCACGGCCACTGGCCGGGAGCAAATCCGGAGCCTGGAAAAGCATCTGACGGCCCAGGGGCCCATGGT GCTCCTGGTGCTGGATGAGCTGGACCAGCTGGAGAGCAAAGGCCAGGACGTGCTCTACACCCTCTTCGAGTGGACCCggctgcccagctccaggctcGTCCTTGTGG GGTTGGCCAATGCCCTGGACCTGACGGATCGAagcctggccaggctgggagccCACCCGGCTGGCAGCCCCCGCCTGCTACACTTCCCACCCTACACCAAGGAGCAGCTCACTCGCATCCTGCAGGAGCGGCTGGGCCAG GTGGCCGGTGACCCCGTCCTGGACGCAGCCGCGCTTCAGTTCTGCGCCCGCAAGGTCTCCGCGGTCTCCGGTGACGCTCGCAAGGCCCTGGACGTCTGCAG ACGTGCTGTGGAGGTGGTGGAGCTGGAGGTGCGAGGCCAGACCCTGCTCAAGCCGCTACCCGGGG GTGACTCCCCGATGTCCCCCGTCCCCAAGCGTGTGGGGCTCCTGCACATCTCCCGGGTGCTCTCGGAGGTGTTTGGGGACCGGCTGGCAGGGGGGCCCCGGGGGGCCCAGGAcaccttcccactgcagcagaaggtgctgctctgctccctaCTCCTGCTCTCCCGGCACCTGCGCGCCCGTGAGGTCACCCTGGGCAAG ctccacgACACCTACAGCCAGGTGTGCcggaggcagcagctccccgcTGTCGACCAGGCCGAGTGTCTGTCCCTTGTCACCCTCCTGGAGTCCCACGGCATCCTCGAGCTCAAGAGGGCCAAGGAGGCCCGGCTGGCCAAG GTCTCCCTGAAGCTGGAGGAGGCGGCGCtggagcacaggctgcaggacacAGCGCTGGTGGGCAGCATCCTGGCCCAGGGGCTGCACTAG